TACTGAGCCGGGCTCCGGATCGGACGCACTTGCAGCCAAGACCAAAGCCGTATTATCCGATGATGGAAAACACTATGTGCTGAACGGTCAGAAGATGTGGATTACCAACGGCGGGTTTGCAGACATTTTCGTGGTGTTCGCGCAAATTGATGGCGATAAGTTCACCGGCTTCATCGTGGAAAAATCCTTCGGAGGACTCACCCTCGGAGAGGAAGAACATAAAATGGGGATCAAAGGATCTTCCACCCGTCAGGTATTTCTTGAAAATTGCAAAGTGCCTGTGGAAAACCTCCTGGGAGAAGTCGGAAAAGGTCATAAGATCGCTTTCAATATATTGAACATTGGCCGTGCAAAGCTGGCAGCAGCCGCTTTGGGAGGTGCCAAGGCTACGGCTACAAATACGGTAAGCTATGCCAATGAGCGGGAACAATTCAAAACCCCCATTGCGAAATTCGGGGCCATGCAACATAAAATGGCTGAACAGGCCATTCGCATCTATGCATTGGAATCTGCCATTTACAGACTGAGCAAGGACATCCACGAAAAGGAAGAAGCCCTCAAAGCAGAAGGCAAGGATTTTGGAGAAGCCTTGTTGGGAGCTGCAGAGGAGTTTGCCATTGAATGCGCCATCCTGAAAGTGTTTGGTTCAGAAGTGTTGGATTTTGTGGTTGATGAAGGCGTACAGGTATACGGCGGCTACGGCTTTTCTTCGGAATATCCGATGGACCGTGCCTACCGGGACAGCCGGATCAACCGCATCTTTGAAGGAACCAATGAGATCAACCGGATGCTTACGATCGATATGTTGTTGAAGCGTGCGATGAAAGGACAGATCGATCTGCTCGGACCTGCCATGAAAGTGCAGGGTGAGCTGATGTCTGTTCCGAGTTTCGGAGAGGAAGCCACCGGCGTTCTGGCTGAGCAGAAAAAGTATATCGATCAGTTTAAAAAAGCCATTCTTGTTACTGCTGGTGCCACTGCGCAAAAGCTGATGGCCAAACTGGAAACGGAACAGGAAGTGATCATGAACCTGGCCGATATGGTGATCCAAACCTATGCCGGAGAATCCCTCCTGTTAAGGGTAGAGAAGATGATTGCCACGAAGGGAGAGGAAGCCTGCAAGGAGCAGATTGCCATGGTGAAGGTGTTTGTAAATGACGCTGCCGACCGTATTCATTTCGCAGGAAAAAATGCCATCAATGCCTGGGCGGAAGGTGATGAACAACGCATGATCCTGATGGGGCTGAAACGATTCACAAAGGTAGCGCCGCTGAATACGAAGGACGCCCGTCGTGCCATTGCAGCCAAACTGATCGAAGCCAATAAGTATTGCTATTAGGTCAGACGAATTATAATGAAAGAAAATTCTGTATACTTTCTTTACGACAAAGAGCGTGTCGGATTGCTCTAAGGTGAGTGATGGTTGGTCGTGAATATCCGTATAACTATCGCTCGGATATCATCATTTTTTCCTGGGCCACCTGTTGGTTGGTTAACACGCGCAGTATATAGGTCCCTGGTGGTATCCCTGAAAGGTCAAGTGAAATGATCTGCTCCTGGCTTGGTCCAACCATCTTTAAAAGAATAGACCTTCCTGACATGTCAAGCATTTCAAGTTGCATGTGTTCATCACATGCCTGTGGAAGAAAAACATTGATACGATCGGTGGCCGGATTTGGAAATAGCCGCATATTCTGTTCCGGTGCCGGGGAAATTACATCTGGTGTTGCATTCCAGGATGTGTTATCGTTATCGGTTTTGCTGGATACGGCGGAATTGATACAGTAACTGCCATATTTTCCCTGGAAATAAAGGAAGTCGGAGTTATCCGTACGGCCATCTTTGTTGAAGTCGGTGGGGCACGGTGAACTCCCGCACGACTTCTGAAATGCATTCAAAAAGACAAGGAAGTCGGAGTTGTCTGTCCGGCCATCTCCGTTCAGATCCGTTTTACATGATGTGTCATATGAGATTCCCTGCCTGGGATGCGGATAAGGATATGGTTTGTATGCCGGTTTTGCGACCAGATGGTAATCCCGACCCTCTTTGAACGGACCCTTGGGGGCAGGATTTTCATTGTAAAAGTTTACGGAAGTATACCAGCCATTGGAATTATCAAAATGATGAGGGGTGAACTTATTGTTCCAGTAAAACAGGTCCCCTTTTCCTGCTGTTCCGTTCGTGCCCGAGTGATTTGCTCCAAGGCTCAATCCGCTTTCATATCCTGGTTGATACGGCAAGGGATAGTTTACTGTAGAGGAGGAATTGTAGGTGTGGTCAACAATTCGTCCTCCGTACAGGTAGCCCTGAATGGTATTGCCATATACTACCGCTTCCCCGCCCCGTATGCCTATCCCTTCAAGGGGAACAAGACTAACATCCTTCTGATCGCCCGGTTGGATAGGGGTAAAATCGCGGTATACTGTATTGATAAGTGTGTTGTTGTATATCTCAACCGCCCTTGTTGCAAAACGATTTGAACCCGTCTGCTCCCCGTAACTTTCGTGGGCATCAATACCCGATGCCACCAGGTTATTCTGAATGGAGTTGTATCGGGCAACATAAAGCGCACCACCTCCTGCAGCAATGGAGTGCCTGTGATACATGAAGATATTATCTTCAATAAAGATGAAATTGTCCGAACCGAACCGGGGATCACTGATCCATTCCTGATTATCGCTATAAACAACCACACCATACCCCAGCCCCAGGCCTTTGTCGCCTCGCAGCCCATTAGGATCTTTTACGTTATTATAGAACTGACAATGATCAATCAGTCCGTGTGCGATATTGTCCCGGTGCAATACATGCACTGCGGATTCCCCGAAGTATTCAAAGCGCACCCGGGTGATCCGGAAGCCGTTCACATATCGAAGGTAAATCCCGCAATCCGGTGCCATGGAAAGACCGTCGTTGGCCTTCAGGCTTGGTTGTTTTCCACGTATGGTAAAATCCTTGAATAAGATGTTGAAGTTGGCGTCGGTCTGGGGGTCCACAAAGATCATGTTGATCGCAACGGTACTGGTAAGAACACTCTCAGCCAGTTTGGGGTCGCGGTACAACAGCGTTCCGGTTTGTGCACTTTCATTCCAGATACCTTGTCCGGTTACCGATATCCGTTTCTTAAGGTAGATGCGTCCGTTGAATACAAATCTTCCTTTAGGTAATAAAATTTCATCGCCATCGACAGCCGCATTCAACGCATTTGCGATGTACGACTCTATGTTTTTATCGTTTCCCGGATTTTGCACGGAGATGGTTTTTGCTTCTGCGTGCTTAAGAACTATACAGGAAAGAATGATGACGGATAAGGATTGTAGTTTTCTTCTCATCATGCCCACGATTAGGAGGTGATACAATGACCTTAAAAGCCTTCCGCAATATAGTACGCCGGATGAGAAAAACAGGTTGCCGATGAATTAACTTTTTACGTGATTCATATTACAGTCCACGAGCAAAAGTTCATACACCGTTCACATTTGCATCAACAAAAAATCAGTCGGAATGGGAAACATAAAAATCACCTTGCCTGGTAATTTTAGCTGTTATTGTAAGGGTTGGGAAGTGTGTTTAGGATTTGTTGTTATTGACTTTTACAAATTTCCTCAGGAAGATATCGCTGCCGTTGGTGACCTTCAATACATAAATTCCGGGTTGGATACTTGTAAGCTCTAGGCGGATCGGAGCATAGGGGTCCGCCACGGCCTTCATATTCTTAATGACAAACTTGCCATACATATCCAGCAGTTGAACACCTACTTTTTGTCCGCGGCTGTCGCTCAGCTGAAAGTTCAACAGATCGATGGCAGGGTTGGGGTAAAGGAAGATTTCGTTGACCTCGGATTTAACCGTGCACCCCGGCCCCATCTTATTTTCCAGCATCAACAGGTCTTCCATATTGGTGACCCCATCCTTGTTGAAATCGGTCGGACATGATGTGCTGCATGTTTTGCCGAATGAATCAAGAAGAATGGAAAGGTCTGAGGCATTGGTTTGTCCATCATCATTCAGGTCCGTTTCACACGCCAGATCTTTCAGTGATCCCTGGCGTGGGTGTGGGTATACAAACACAACATAACCCGGTAGCTTCACAAGGTGGTAATCGCGGCCTTCTTTGAATGGGCCTTTGGGAGCTGGGTTTTCGTTGTAGAAGTCTACCGAATTATACCAGCCGTTGCTGTTGTCAAAATGGTGTGGGGTGAAATCGTTCTCCCAGTAAAACAGGTCACCCTCCCCATTTGCCGGATCGGTTCCCGAATGATTGGGGCCGAGTTTGAGGCCGCTGTCATATCCGGGTTGGTAGGGTAGCGGATAAACAACGGGTTTGGAGGCATTGAATGAATGATCAACGATTCTTCCTCCGTAGAGATATCCTTTGATGGTGTTGTGGTGAACGACCGCTTCACCACCTCTGATACCTATGCCTTCTATCGGAACAAGTTTTACGTCTTTCTCATCCCCCGGATTGATAGGGGTGAAGTCGCGGTACACGGTATTGATAATGGTATTCTCATAAATTTCCACTGCCCGGGTAGCGAAGCGGTTACCTCCCGACGGCGCACCGTAGCTCTCATGGGCGTCAATTCCGGATGCTACCAGATTATTCTTCACCACATTATACCTTGCTACGTAGAGTGCACCACCTCCGGCAGCAACGGAGTGCCGGTGAAATTCAAAGAAGTTATCTTCTATGAAAATAAAATTGTCAGTTCCGAACCTGGGGTCGTCAAGCCACACCTGATTGTCGCTGTACATTACCACGCCATATCCCAGGCCCAGTCCTTTATTTCCCTGCTCGCCATTGGGATCCTTCACGTTGAAGTAGAACTCACAATGGTCTATGAGTCCATGGGCGATGCTGTCACGGTGAACGACATGTACAGCAGATTCCCCGAAATATTCGAAGCGCATGTGGCTAATTCGGAAACCGTTTACAAAACGAAGATAGATACCGTTATCGGCCAGAGTGGATAAACCGTCTCCTGCCTTAAGGCTTGGTTGTTTACCCCTGATGGTGAAACCTGAAAATGCGATGTCAAATGTCTCATCCGTTTGTGGATCCACATAGAACATCGTCATGGCATTGTTGTTCTTCAGGTCGTTGTCGGAGGCGTTCGGGTCGCGGTAGAGCAGGGTGCCGGTTTTATTCGCTTCATCCCATATGCCGTATCCAACAAAGGAGATTTTCTTTTTCAGATATATCCGGCCACTGATCATGAACCGCCCCTGGGGGAGAAGTATGACATCCCCGTCTGTAGCATCATTCAATGCTGAGGTAATGTTGGGTAGAATGTCCTTGTCGTTGCCGGGGTAGGATACCTCAATCACTTTGGCAAATACCGGTGAAAGCGAAAGGCAGCAAAGAAATGATATGGAAAGGATGCGTAGACGTCTTATCATACCTGATTTTTTGTAGATGAACAAACAAAAGGCTCCTTCAAAAATACGCCATTATTTTAATTATTCAGGAATTGAAGTCACCCAATTGGACTCACCCGCCAGGTCATACATCATTTCCCTATCTTCGTGATCTAACCCTATCATTCATGGCCAAGATCAGAGTCGGTATCATACAGGACAGTCCGGTATTGCTGGACTCAGCTGCAAGCATTAAGAAGATGGATCGTCTGATGGAGAAGGCGTCCGCTAAAGGTGTGAAAATGGCTGTATTTGGTGAAAGCTGGTTGTCCGGTTACCCTGTTTGGTTAGACCTATGTCCGGATGTGGCTTTGTGGGGCAGTCCGGAAGCCAAAGAGGTGTTTGCAAGATTTCATGAAAGCAGTGTGGCTGTGCCCGGGCCGGAAACAACTTCGATCGGCCGAATGGCAAAAAAATACAAGATGGTTGTCGTGGTCGGTGTGAATGAAAAAGTCATGACTGGTCCGGGAAATGGTACCGTTTATAACGCTTTGCTCACATTCGATTCCAATGGCGAATTGGTGAATCACCATCGCAAACTGATGCCTACCTATACCGAGCGCATGGTATACGGTCAGGGAGATGGGGCCGGGCTTCGGTCTGTAGATACCAATGTCGGACGCGTATCTTCATTAATTTGCTGGGAACATTGGATGCCGATGAACCGTCAGGTGCTTCATGACGATGGAGAGCTGATCCATGTGGCGGTGTGGCCCACGGTGCATGAGATGCATCAGGTGGCTTCGCGTGCGTATGCCTTTGAAGGGAGATGTTTTGTGCTGGCAGCCGGACTAACGATGAAGGCGAGGGACATTCCGGAAGAACTTTCCCTGCCAAAGAAGTTAAAGAATCAACCGGATGAATATGTCTTGCATGGTGGTAGTGCCATCATAGGTCCCGACGGCTTCTACATTCACGAGCCGGTTTACGACAAAGAGTCTGTCATCATTGCGGATATTGATCCACGAAATGCCACTAAGGAACGGATGACCCTTGATGTAAGCGGACACTACTTCCGCAACGATGTGTTTGATTATACGGTGAACCGGAAAAGACGCAATTAAATTTCAGTTTCTGGTTTGTAGTTTCTGGTTTGTGGTTTCTTGCATCCCGTGAAGATTTGATCACGGGCTGGTTGCTGAATCTTCGTGCGAATGATTTTACCCCTTAAGACAATCTTTCACCTACAGAAACGGTAGGGGGAACTAAAAACCACAAACCACAAACTACAAACTTATTTATAGCAATTACAGTCCGGGTCTTTCTTGTTTAACGCCCATCGGAAACCGAAGGTAAAATTGGTCTGAGCGAACCAGAAGTGCTGTTTGGCCTTGTCGGCTTTGTCGGCGGTTGTACGGATTGAAGGCATGGAAATAAATCCGCCCTTCGCTTCTGATTGAAGAAAAAAGAACTGATAAAAGGTCAGGCGGAGTCCGGATATGCCGGCAAACCCAAATCCTGACAGGTGGAAGTCGTCATGCCGTGCATGCCCCAGCAGCGTGGCATTGGTTTTAGGAAGAAGGACCCCGGTACCACCTCCTGCAATGCCTGATAATTCGATGTTCTTCAGGATGCCGGAAGAATGTAACTTGAACAGGGTTTTCCGTAACTCCAGGTTCATGTAGTTGAGCCCGTCCGTATGCTCCAGGTGCACAAAGTCGTCTGTCAGCGTGATCCGTTGGTGGTCATAAACACCGGCATAGGGACTTCCCTTCACTGAAACATATCCGGTGATGTCCAGCTTTTGGTAGGTGGTCACCACATACTTCATATGATCCACACCGATGGAGATATCCCAGGAATTTCCCAGGTCATATCCGATCCTCAGATTGGTCTGTGGGATGGTGATCCATTTCGGATGAAAGTAGGGATCCAGGGAAAATGGTGTAGGCTTATCGTGTGCATCAGCTTTGTGCAGCGTGAAATGATAGTCTGGCCCCTGAAATGTAATGTCGGATGATGAATACCAGGCGCGGTTCCATCCCCAATAAACGTAAAGTGAATGGGGGCGACCACCATTTGCCATGATGTCCTGGGTCATGCCAAAACATAGCAAGACAGGAAGGAGCCATTTGATATGATAGGTCATTGTCATGAATTCACCGCCTCCAAATGTACGCATTCCCTGACAAGCGGTTACCGGAGGACGTTCCGGCTGCACAGGGCATCGGAATCTTGCTATCTTTGAGGCCACTCATTTGAAGCTATGAATATCTTTCAACACCAATTGCCCAACGGCATTCGCATAGCCCACCTTCATTCGGATCGTGGCGTATCTCATTGCGGCCTGATGGTCCATGCCGGATCACGTGACGAACAAAAGGGGGAGGAAGGTCTGGCGCACTTTATCGAACATCTCATTTTCAAAGGGACGCGCAAAAGAAAAGCCTACCATATACTTAACCGCATGGAAATTGTGGGAGGGGAGTTGAATGCCTATACCACTAAAGAGGAGACCTTTTTATACAGCTCCTTTATGAACGCCCATTATGAAAGGGCGATCGAGTTGCTGGCGGACATTGTCTTTGCATCTGTGTTTCCGGATAAGGAAATAAAAAAGGAAAAGGAAGTGGTGATCGATGAGATCAATTCTTACAAAGACACACCGTCGGACCTCATTTTCGATGAGTTTGAAGAGCGCCTATTTGGCAAGCACTCCCTGGCCCGGCCTATCCTGGGTACACCGGAAAGTGTCAAAGCCTTTACTCGGAAAGATATTCATGCCTTTATGAAACGTCAATATGTGACGGATCAGATGGTGTTGTGCTCCGTGGGTAATGTTCCCTTTAATAAACTTGTGGCCTGGGCTGAAAAATACCTGGGCGCCATAACCTCAAGTGCAACTACGGGAAAGCGCCCGTCATTCCGGGCACATAAATCCTTCTACAAAGAAACGGAGCGGGATGGCTTTCATGCGCATTGCGTGATCGGAAGTCCGTGTTACGGCGCTTCGCATAAGAAACGCTTCGCCATGGTGTTGCTGAATAATATCCTGGGAGGCCCCGGGATGAACTCCCGTCTGAAT
This region of Flavobacteriales bacterium genomic DNA includes:
- a CDS encoding acyl-CoA dehydrogenase family protein, whose protein sequence is MSETTKTAALKGGEFLIRNTDPASVFIPEDANEEQNMIAGMAADFLNAEVLPNLDRIDKMEEGLMPSLLDKAGELGLLGTAVPEEFGGFGKDFITNMMLTEVIGGGHSFAVALAAHTGIGTLPILYFGNQQQKEKYLPKLATGEWKACYCLTEPGSGSDALAAKTKAVLSDDGKHYVLNGQKMWITNGGFADIFVVFAQIDGDKFTGFIVEKSFGGLTLGEEEHKMGIKGSSTRQVFLENCKVPVENLLGEVGKGHKIAFNILNIGRAKLAAAALGGAKATATNTVSYANEREQFKTPIAKFGAMQHKMAEQAIRIYALESAIYRLSKDIHEKEEALKAEGKDFGEALLGAAEEFAIECAILKVFGSEVLDFVVDEGVQVYGGYGFSSEYPMDRAYRDSRINRIFEGTNEINRMLTIDMLLKRAMKGQIDLLGPAMKVQGELMSVPSFGEEATGVLAEQKKYIDQFKKAILVTAGATAQKLMAKLETEQEVIMNLADMVIQTYAGESLLLRVEKMIATKGEEACKEQIAMVKVFVNDAADRIHFAGKNAINAWAEGDEQRMILMGLKRFTKVAPLNTKDARRAIAAKLIEANKYCY
- a CDS encoding T9SS type A sorting domain-containing protein, encoding MRRKLQSLSVIILSCIVLKHAEAKTISVQNPGNDKNIESYIANALNAAVDGDEILLPKGRFVFNGRIYLKKRISVTGQGIWNESAQTGTLLYRDPKLAESVLTSTVAINMIFVDPQTDANFNILFKDFTIRGKQPSLKANDGLSMAPDCGIYLRYVNGFRITRVRFEYFGESAVHVLHRDNIAHGLIDHCQFYNNVKDPNGLRGDKGLGLGYGVVVYSDNQEWISDPRFGSDNFIFIEDNIFMYHRHSIAAGGGALYVARYNSIQNNLVASGIDAHESYGEQTGSNRFATRAVEIYNNTLINTVYRDFTPIQPGDQKDVSLVPLEGIGIRGGEAVVYGNTIQGYLYGGRIVDHTYNSSSTVNYPLPYQPGYESGLSLGANHSGTNGTAGKGDLFYWNNKFTPHHFDNSNGWYTSVNFYNENPAPKGPFKEGRDYHLVAKPAYKPYPYPHPRQGISYDTSCKTDLNGDGRTDNSDFLVFLNAFQKSCGSSPCPTDFNKDGRTDNSDFLYFQGKYGSYCINSAVSSKTDNDNTSWNATPDVISPAPEQNMRLFPNPATDRINVFLPQACDEHMQLEMLDMSGRSILLKMVGPSQEQIISLDLSGIPPGTYILRVLTNQQVAQEKMMISER
- a CDS encoding T9SS type A sorting domain-containing protein — protein: MIRRLRILSISFLCCLSLSPVFAKVIEVSYPGNDKDILPNITSALNDATDGDVILLPQGRFMISGRIYLKKKISFVGYGIWDEANKTGTLLYRDPNASDNDLKNNNAMTMFYVDPQTDETFDIAFSGFTIRGKQPSLKAGDGLSTLADNGIYLRFVNGFRISHMRFEYFGESAVHVVHRDSIAHGLIDHCEFYFNVKDPNGEQGNKGLGLGYGVVMYSDNQVWLDDPRFGTDNFIFIEDNFFEFHRHSVAAGGGALYVARYNVVKNNLVASGIDAHESYGAPSGGNRFATRAVEIYENTIINTVYRDFTPINPGDEKDVKLVPIEGIGIRGGEAVVHHNTIKGYLYGGRIVDHSFNASKPVVYPLPYQPGYDSGLKLGPNHSGTDPANGEGDLFYWENDFTPHHFDNSNGWYNSVDFYNENPAPKGPFKEGRDYHLVKLPGYVVFVYPHPRQGSLKDLACETDLNDDGQTNASDLSILLDSFGKTCSTSCPTDFNKDGVTNMEDLLMLENKMGPGCTVKSEVNEIFLYPNPAIDLLNFQLSDSRGQKVGVQLLDMYGKFVIKNMKAVADPYAPIRLELTSIQPGIYVLKVTNGSDIFLRKFVKVNNNKS
- a CDS encoding carbon-nitrogen hydrolase family protein, with amino-acid sequence MAKIRVGIIQDSPVLLDSAASIKKMDRLMEKASAKGVKMAVFGESWLSGYPVWLDLCPDVALWGSPEAKEVFARFHESSVAVPGPETTSIGRMAKKYKMVVVVGVNEKVMTGPGNGTVYNALLTFDSNGELVNHHRKLMPTYTERMVYGQGDGAGLRSVDTNVGRVSSLICWEHWMPMNRQVLHDDGELIHVAVWPTVHEMHQVASRAYAFEGRCFVLAAGLTMKARDIPEELSLPKKLKNQPDEYVLHGGSAIIGPDGFYIHEPVYDKESVIIADIDPRNATKERMTLDVSGHYFRNDVFDYTVNRKRRN
- a CDS encoding insulinase family protein; protein product: MNIFQHQLPNGIRIAHLHSDRGVSHCGLMVHAGSRDEQKGEEGLAHFIEHLIFKGTRKRKAYHILNRMEIVGGELNAYTTKEETFLYSSFMNAHYERAIELLADIVFASVFPDKEIKKEKEVVIDEINSYKDTPSDLIFDEFEERLFGKHSLARPILGTPESVKAFTRKDIHAFMKRQYVTDQMVLCSVGNVPFNKLVAWAEKYLGAITSSATTGKRPSFRAHKSFYKETERDGFHAHCVIGSPCYGASHKKRFAMVLLNNILGGPGMNSRLNMTLREKYGYTYNIDSSYSTYSDTGLFVVYVTADKQHMDKSMKLIYAEMKKLSDKKLGSLQLRQAKAQLAGQVAMARDSNSALLNGLGKSILMNEDFPTMEEVVRRIERVTANQVLEVANEVFDTNKLSTLLYKVK